In Vagococcus luciliae, one genomic interval encodes:
- a CDS encoding sensor histidine kinase — MKSTASKKQRLRFFLINCGAFAVIFSLLSFITIQVIQYSAYTETDSTLERMASDPSLLDREIRMLNKDGKDSPIGTPKFNFDGPNNQFNTVVVLWDKNGKILNDSSVKDRLENLEEPTLDKKNTDIISTLSLKNKNNDSNFSFRSITISPSENNLNIAYIQVLVNVNQIDEAVKQSRLIILICMFIFWILSLVISYGLSDFAMKPILKSWKKQQEFVENASHELRTPLTIIRLNLEKLFTHPNNTIIDESETIAQALNEAQRLTKLTSDLLLLAKGDSNTLILDKETIDTNTFIHKVLDPFQLLAEEQEKQLIFKENKSFNADIDVAKLHQVLLILLDNAFKYTKTGDSITVTSSITNKKQWEVSIKNSGPHINEDKLNHIFTRFYREDDSRNKETGGNGLGLSIAKQIIEEHGGNIQAKNLTPVGVSFTFRLPLMHVKKPKH; from the coding sequence ATGAAGTCAACTGCATCAAAAAAACAACGTTTAAGATTTTTCCTTATTAACTGTGGCGCTTTTGCCGTTATATTTTCTCTACTATCTTTTATCACTATTCAAGTCATCCAATACTCTGCTTATACAGAAACCGATTCTACTTTAGAAAGAATGGCTAGTGATCCCAGTCTATTAGACAGAGAAATCAGAATGTTAAATAAAGATGGAAAAGACAGCCCTATTGGAACCCCAAAATTTAATTTTGATGGGCCAAATAATCAGTTTAATACAGTCGTTGTTCTGTGGGATAAAAATGGAAAAATTTTAAATGACTCTTCGGTAAAAGATAGGTTAGAGAATTTAGAAGAACCTACACTAGATAAAAAAAATACCGATATTATTTCTACTCTATCTTTGAAGAATAAAAATAATGACTCTAACTTTTCATTTCGTAGTATTACCATCTCTCCAAGTGAAAATAACTTGAACATAGCCTATATTCAAGTACTAGTCAATGTTAATCAAATAGATGAAGCAGTTAAACAATCTCGTCTGATTATTTTAATTTGTATGTTTATTTTTTGGATTCTATCTTTAGTCATCAGTTACGGATTATCTGATTTCGCGATGAAACCTATATTAAAATCATGGAAAAAACAACAAGAGTTTGTTGAAAATGCCTCTCACGAATTACGAACTCCTTTGACAATTATTCGTTTAAATTTGGAAAAATTATTTACGCACCCAAATAATACAATAATTGATGAATCTGAAACTATTGCTCAAGCTCTAAATGAAGCACAGCGACTTACCAAACTGACAAGTGACTTACTTCTTTTAGCTAAGGGAGATTCTAATACTTTAATCCTTGATAAAGAAACAATCGATACCAATACATTTATCCATAAAGTATTGGATCCCTTTCAATTACTCGCTGAAGAACAAGAAAAACAATTAATATTTAAAGAAAATAAGTCATTTAACGCCGATATAGATGTAGCAAAACTTCATCAAGTATTGCTAATTTTATTAGACAATGCCTTTAAATATACAAAAACTGGGGATTCTATTACTGTTACTTCCTCTATTACCAATAAAAAACAATGGGAAGTTTCAATTAAAAATTCCGGACCACACATTAATGAAGATAAGTTAAATCATATTTTCACTAGATTTTACCGTGAAGATGATTCAAGAAACAAAGAAACTGGTGGAAATGGTTTAGGATTATCCATTGCTAAGCAAATTATTGAAGAACATGGGGGGAATATACAAGCCAAAAATCTTACCCCTGTTGGTGTGTCATTCACCTTTCGATTGCCATTAATGCATGTAAAAAAACCAAAACACTAA
- a CDS encoding glycoside hydrolase family 13 protein gives MEKAALYHRPESEYAYLYDKDTMHIRLRTKRDDVLRVQLISGDPYLIHETNWYNSSEEMKVIAQTEEYDYWFIEKTADFKRLQYAFELSDGKEKVFYGDRGIFELNEQTRMKAENYFRLPYFHDIDRVKTPEWVKETVWYQIFPERFANGDPSNDPDGVLSWGSKLPGRDDFFGGDLQGVIDNLDHLVDLGINGIYFCPIFKASSNHKYDTIDYFDIDPNFGTKELFRELVEKAHEKGIKVMLDAVFNHTGYYSKEWLDVVENGEKSQYKDWFHINRYPVKFGENGNFEGATTIAYDTFAFTPRMPKLNTANPDVRKYLLDIATYWIREFDIDAWRLDVANEVDHHFWKSFYAETTALKEDFYILGEIWHSSQSWLNGDEFHAVMNYAYTETIINYFIKKDISSTKLASGLFDQLMLYREQTNQVMFNCLDSHDTTRLLTLCEGDKELAKMTLAFTFLQQGSPCIYYGTEYAMEGENDPDCRRCMIWDEKDQDLDFYEFVKKLIALRHSEQPLLSYGVLDFTVLDNQKNIVGFSRRYDEQTLQAVFNNGTEECSIEKIDEVLLSQKTVVEGDRMIIKPKGFIVYKKCYR, from the coding sequence TTGGAAAAAGCAGCTTTATATCATAGACCAGAAAGTGAATATGCTTATTTATATGATAAGGACACGATGCATATTCGTTTACGCACAAAAAGAGACGATGTTTTAAGAGTTCAGCTAATAAGTGGAGACCCATATTTAATTCATGAAACAAATTGGTATAACTCGTCAGAAGAGATGAAAGTTATTGCTCAAACTGAGGAGTACGATTATTGGTTTATAGAAAAAACAGCTGACTTTAAACGATTGCAATATGCCTTTGAGTTATCGGATGGCAAAGAAAAAGTATTTTATGGTGATAGAGGGATTTTTGAATTAAACGAGCAAACACGCATGAAAGCAGAAAACTATTTTAGATTACCTTATTTCCATGACATTGATAGGGTCAAAACACCAGAGTGGGTAAAAGAAACAGTATGGTATCAAATATTCCCAGAAAGATTTGCCAATGGCGATCCGAGTAATGATCCTGACGGAGTTCTATCATGGGGATCTAAACTTCCAGGTAGAGATGATTTCTTTGGTGGAGACCTACAAGGTGTTATTGATAACTTGGATCATTTGGTAGATTTAGGTATTAATGGTATTTATTTCTGTCCAATTTTTAAAGCTAGCTCAAATCATAAGTATGACACGATTGATTATTTTGATATTGATCCTAATTTTGGAACAAAAGAATTATTTAGGGAGCTTGTAGAAAAAGCCCATGAAAAAGGGATTAAGGTTATGTTAGATGCTGTGTTTAACCATACAGGCTATTACTCAAAAGAATGGTTAGATGTGGTTGAGAATGGTGAAAAGTCACAATATAAAGATTGGTTCCACATTAATCGTTATCCAGTTAAATTTGGAGAGAATGGTAATTTTGAAGGAGCAACAACAATTGCCTATGATACATTTGCCTTTACTCCAAGAATGCCTAAGTTAAATACAGCAAATCCTGATGTTAGAAAGTACTTATTAGATATTGCGACTTACTGGATTAGAGAATTTGATATTGATGCATGGCGATTGGACGTAGCAAATGAAGTGGATCACCATTTTTGGAAATCATTTTATGCTGAAACAACTGCATTAAAAGAAGATTTTTATATTCTAGGCGAGATTTGGCATTCGTCTCAAAGTTGGTTAAACGGCGATGAGTTTCATGCGGTGATGAATTATGCCTATACTGAAACGATTATTAACTATTTTATTAAGAAAGATATTAGCTCGACTAAATTAGCTAGTGGGTTGTTTGATCAACTGATGCTTTATAGAGAACAAACGAATCAAGTGATGTTTAACTGTCTTGATTCACATGATACAACAAGGTTATTAACACTATGTGAAGGTGATAAAGAGTTAGCAAAAATGACATTAGCCTTTACCTTTTTACAACAAGGATCACCGTGTATTTATTATGGAACAGAGTATGCAATGGAGGGTGAAAATGATCCGGATTGTCGTCGTTGTATGATTTGGGATGAAAAAGATCAAGATCTTGATTTTTACGAATTTGTCAAAAAATTAATTGCGTTACGACACTCAGAACAACCGTTATTGAGTTATGGTGTGCTAGATTTCACAGTATTAGATAATCAAAAAAATATCGTAGGATTTAGTAGACGTTATGATGAACAAACATTGCAAGCTGTTTTCAATAATGGAACCGAAGAATGCTCTATTGAAAAAATAGATGAGGTGTTATTGAGTCAGAAGACTGTTGTAGAAGGAGATAGGATGATTATTAAACCTAAAGGATTCATCGTGTATAAAAAATGTTACCGATAA
- a CDS encoding Gfo/Idh/MocA family protein: protein MLNIGIIGYGGMGSYHHRELIKKEDGVQVVGAYDIKKERLDAAKNAGLTIYESLSDLLSDKTIDAVLIATPNDVHKELAIQAMTSGKHVVCEKPAMMSTKELDDAIKVSNETGQVFMVHQNRRWDNDFLIIQDMYQKKPIGELFQIESRVHGANGIPGDWRHLEKHGGGMLLDWGVHLLDQLLFMVDSPVKEVSADLSYILGDEVDDGFIAYITFENGIKALVEVGTTNFVKLPRWYVKGLEGTAIIDDWDLSGKIVKQTGVIDHHNLVPIKAGQGLTKTMSPPSEDATKILPIVGVEADYDGFYRNFYDVVVNNATPIVKNDEVRNVLALIERIFEVAK, encoded by the coding sequence ATGCTTAATATAGGAATTATTGGTTATGGTGGTATGGGAAGCTATCACCACCGTGAATTAATAAAAAAAGAAGATGGTGTGCAAGTTGTCGGGGCGTATGATATAAAGAAGGAACGTTTGGACGCAGCAAAGAATGCAGGACTAACAATTTATGAATCATTAAGTGATTTGTTATCAGATAAGACAATTGACGCAGTATTAATTGCGACACCTAATGATGTGCATAAAGAGCTGGCTATTCAAGCGATGACGAGTGGAAAACATGTTGTTTGTGAGAAACCAGCAATGATGTCAACAAAAGAATTAGATGATGCCATTAAAGTATCAAATGAAACGGGTCAAGTGTTTATGGTGCATCAAAACAGACGCTGGGATAATGACTTTTTAATCATTCAAGATATGTATCAAAAGAAACCGATTGGTGAGTTATTTCAAATTGAGTCACGTGTTCATGGTGCGAATGGTATTCCAGGAGATTGGCGTCATTTAGAAAAACACGGTGGTGGCATGTTGCTTGATTGGGGTGTTCACTTACTGGATCAACTTCTTTTTATGGTAGACAGTCCAGTGAAAGAGGTATCGGCTGATTTAAGCTACATCTTGGGTGACGAAGTAGATGATGGCTTTATTGCTTACATTACTTTTGAAAATGGTATCAAAGCATTAGTTGAAGTTGGTACAACTAATTTTGTGAAATTACCACGTTGGTATGTCAAAGGCCTTGAAGGAACGGCTATTATTGATGATTGGGATTTGTCGGGTAAAATAGTGAAACAAACCGGAGTGATTGATCATCACAATTTAGTGCCAATTAAAGCAGGACAAGGATTAACTAAAACAATGTCCCCACCTTCAGAAGATGCGACTAAAATTTTACCAATCGTTGGAGTTGAGGCAGATTATGATGGATTTTATCGAAACTTCTATGATGTCGTTGTTAATAATGCAACGCCAATTGTAAAAAATGACGAAGTTAGAAATGTCTTAGCACTGATTGAAAGAATATTTGAGGTGGCGAAATAA
- a CDS encoding sugar ABC transporter permease: MKTNHSVKRARFLSHFFTYLFLIILSIIVIYPLLITASTAFKTGNVGAFTLDFSSDWTLSNFSRLFSETMYGTWYKNTLIIAVSTMFFQVLIITLAGYTYSRYRFVGRKKSLKFFLVIQMVPTMAALTAFYVMALLLNALDQPWFLTLIYIGGGIPMNTWLMKGYFDTVPIDLDESAKLDGAGHFRIFWQIILPLVKPMIAVQALWAFMGPFGDFMLAKFLLRSPESITVAVGLQTFINNSRDQKIALFSAGAILIALPISILFFFLQKNFVSGLLSGGTKG; this comes from the coding sequence ATGAAGACAAATCATTCAGTTAAGCGAGCTAGATTTTTAAGTCATTTCTTTACCTATCTTTTCTTAATAATATTGTCAATTATTGTTATATATCCTCTGTTGATTACAGCTAGTACGGCATTTAAAACAGGGAATGTTGGGGCATTTACATTAGATTTTTCTAGCGATTGGACATTATCTAATTTCTCTAGATTATTTTCAGAGACAATGTATGGTACATGGTATAAAAACACACTAATTATTGCAGTTTCCACTATGTTCTTTCAAGTGCTGATTATAACATTAGCAGGATACACATACAGTCGATATCGTTTTGTCGGAAGAAAGAAAAGTTTGAAATTCTTTTTAGTAATTCAGATGGTACCAACTATGGCAGCTTTAACAGCCTTCTACGTTATGGCACTTTTGTTAAATGCATTAGATCAACCATGGTTTTTAACATTGATTTACATCGGTGGAGGAATCCCTATGAATACATGGTTAATGAAAGGTTATTTTGATACTGTACCAATTGATTTGGATGAATCAGCTAAGTTAGATGGAGCAGGCCATTTTAGAATCTTTTGGCAAATTATTTTACCTCTTGTGAAACCAATGATTGCAGTTCAAGCATTGTGGGCATTTATGGGACCATTTGGAGACTTTATGTTAGCTAAATTCTTACTAAGAAGCCCAGAAAGTATTACAGTAGCAGTTGGGCTACAAACATTTATCAATAATTCAAGAGATCAAAAAATCGCACTATTTTCAGCTGGAGCAATATTAATTGCTTTACCAATTTCTATTTTATTCTTCTTCTTACAAAAGAATTTTGTGTCAGGTTTACTATCAGGTGGAACGAAAGGATGA
- a CDS encoding response regulator transcription factor: protein MINILVIEDEKEISQHIKDILVELGKVTQVYDGDEALYEVESGEYDFVILDLMLPNMDGLSILKKLRNDKNNIPILILTAKDSLDNKLEGFEVGADDYLTKPFHREELLMRSKAILKRTFELYEDNTLNYGDLTCLLMQREVKYKDDILPIQGKEYDLLVYLLQNKGIILTKEQIFNRIWGYDSDTALSVVEVYMSHLRKHLKETNLNKQLSTIRNVGYILQKEETL, encoded by the coding sequence ATGATAAACATATTGGTTATAGAAGATGAAAAAGAAATTTCCCAACATATTAAAGATATTTTAGTTGAACTAGGAAAAGTTACACAAGTATACGATGGTGATGAAGCACTGTATGAGGTCGAGTCTGGTGAATATGACTTTGTTATTCTCGATTTAATGCTTCCAAACATGGATGGACTATCTATTTTAAAAAAATTAAGAAATGATAAGAATAACATACCTATTTTAATTTTAACCGCTAAAGATAGCCTTGATAACAAACTTGAAGGGTTTGAAGTCGGTGCAGATGATTATTTAACTAAGCCATTTCACCGTGAAGAATTACTGATGAGAAGTAAGGCTATTTTAAAACGAACGTTTGAGTTGTACGAAGATAATACACTTAATTACGGAGATTTAACTTGTTTATTAATGCAAAGAGAAGTGAAATATAAAGATGATATTTTACCTATACAAGGAAAAGAATATGATTTGCTCGTTTATCTTTTACAAAATAAAGGAATTATTCTAACGAAAGAACAAATTTTTAATCGTATCTGGGGCTATGACTCTGATACAGCATTGTCTGTAGTGGAAGTCTATATGAGTCATTTAAGAAAACATTTGAAAGAAACTAATCTAAACAAACAACTATCTACTATCCGAAATGTTGGTTACATCTTACAAAAAGAGGAAACGCTATGA
- a CDS encoding carbohydrate ABC transporter permease has protein sequence MKDEEKQSTVKKAMLLSLIPGLGQFYNKQVFKGIIFLIIFVLFVFEFIFFGFSALQGFITLGTEPIVDHSLFMLIEGTLQLIITLLFFVFYFLNLKDAKTIATRWQKGEKVNTTAKSIILNVFDEGFPYVLTLPAYIVMTISIIFPVLVTLFMAFTNYDFKHIPPAGLIDWVGFKNFFSIFFLSSYRETFVSVLGWTLIWTICASTLQIVLGVATAVISNQPFIKGKRLFGVIFLLPWAVPAFITIMSFSNIFNDSIGAINTQILPLLNHLPLIDISPIAWKTDPFWTKTAIIMIQGWLGFPYIYVMTTGILQSIPGELYEAAKIDGANALQRFRTITLPMILFVAAPIFVTQYTGNFNNFSMIYLFNNGGPGSVGGGAGSTDILISWIYKLTTGNAPQYSVAAAITLIISFIVISVSLIVFKKTKAFDMEGM, from the coding sequence ATGAAGGATGAAGAAAAGCAGTCTACAGTAAAAAAAGCAATGTTATTGTCATTGATACCTGGTTTAGGCCAATTTTATAACAAACAGGTATTTAAAGGTATTATATTCTTAATTATTTTTGTGTTGTTTGTTTTCGAATTTATATTTTTTGGTTTTAGTGCACTTCAAGGATTTATTACATTAGGAACTGAACCTATAGTGGATCATTCATTATTTATGTTAATTGAAGGAACATTACAGTTAATTATTACTTTATTATTCTTTGTTTTTTATTTTTTGAATTTAAAAGATGCTAAGACGATTGCCACTCGTTGGCAAAAAGGAGAAAAAGTTAATACAACAGCAAAATCAATTATTCTAAATGTTTTTGACGAGGGATTTCCATACGTTTTAACGTTACCTGCTTATATCGTGATGACTATTTCGATTATTTTTCCAGTTTTGGTAACCTTGTTCATGGCATTTACAAATTATGATTTTAAACATATTCCACCAGCAGGTTTAATTGACTGGGTTGGTTTTAAAAACTTTTTTAGTATTTTCTTTTTGAGTTCTTACAGAGAAACATTTGTTTCTGTTTTAGGTTGGACACTTATCTGGACTATTTGTGCCTCAACGTTACAAATTGTTTTGGGTGTTGCGACAGCAGTAATTAGTAATCAGCCATTTATAAAAGGAAAGCGTCTATTTGGTGTCATTTTCCTATTACCATGGGCAGTACCGGCATTTATCACAATTATGAGTTTTTCAAATATTTTTAATGATAGTATCGGGGCAATCAACACACAAATTTTACCATTATTAAATCATTTACCGTTGATTGATATTTCTCCTATAGCATGGAAAACAGACCCATTTTGGACAAAAACAGCCATTATTATGATACAAGGGTGGTTGGGATTCCCATATATTTACGTTATGACAACAGGTATCCTACAATCAATACCTGGTGAATTATACGAAGCAGCAAAAATAGATGGCGCAAATGCTTTACAACGTTTTAGAACGATTACATTACCAATGATTTTATTCGTAGCAGCTCCAATTTTTGTCACACAATATACTGGTAACTTTAATAATTTCTCTATGATTTATTTGTTCAATAATGGAGGACCAGGAAGTGTTGGTGGGGGAGCTGGATCAACAGATATCCTAATTTCTTGGATTTATAAACTAACAACAGGAAATGCACCACAATATTCTGTTGCAGCAGCGATTACATTGATTATTTCATTTATTGTTATTAGTGTGTCACTTATCGTATTTAAGAAAACAAAAGCCTTTGATATGGAGGGAATGTAA
- a CDS encoding alpha-glucosidase: MNEFWWQEAIIYQIYPKSYKDSNQDGIGDIQGIISSLDYIQNLGINTIWLNPIFISPQIDNGYDISNYYAIDDIFGTLEEVEKLIDEAHKRDIKIIFDLVLNHTSSQHPWFQEALKGKNNMYRDYYLWSEPSDDGSVPNNWASFFGGSVWEKDESSNQYYFHLFDKEMPDLNWENLEVQKAMLDIAKYWLDKGIDGFRLDAFIHIAKDDFGKQMVTKEKQPVIAEEYYANLPDVKPLLSQFVKELKQIKPDIFILGEAASASPSKALDYMSEDLCGAIISFDHFRELPLNEEVIKSTHKTHQLDHKAFKKSLIDWQQTLTGEKYPTLYWNNHDMPRVVSRFGEVNHYRNESAKSLATAMYLLKGIPIIYYGEEIGIKNLDVTSIDFFEDKDVVSNYEKLIQQGENPESALFIVSNQHKEVSRGGMQWNATDFSNFSTVAPWNAVNKEKIFNVYEQERDQESILAHYRKLIQLKKQPVFQTGEVIWLDSPPEVIAYKRVTESEEMVVIANISDKRFDNMAGLFTANTCSSVLLGNRTCVDKGTIEPYDFVVFKK; the protein is encoded by the coding sequence ATGAACGAGTTTTGGTGGCAGGAAGCAATTATTTATCAGATTTATCCTAAAAGTTATAAAGACAGTAACCAAGATGGTATAGGAGATATTCAGGGAATTATTTCATCTCTTGATTACATTCAAAATCTAGGAATCAATACTATATGGTTAAATCCGATATTCATTTCACCTCAAATTGATAACGGTTACGATATCTCAAATTATTATGCGATTGATGATATTTTTGGCACTCTGGAAGAGGTTGAAAAGTTAATTGATGAAGCACATAAACGTGATATTAAAATTATTTTTGATTTGGTATTAAATCACACTTCATCACAACATCCTTGGTTCCAAGAAGCCCTAAAAGGAAAAAATAATATGTATCGTGATTACTATCTATGGTCGGAACCATCAGATGATGGCAGTGTTCCGAATAATTGGGCTTCATTTTTTGGTGGTTCGGTCTGGGAAAAGGACGAATCAAGCAATCAATATTATTTTCATTTGTTTGATAAAGAGATGCCAGATTTAAACTGGGAAAATTTGGAAGTACAAAAAGCGATGCTAGATATCGCTAAGTATTGGCTTGATAAAGGAATAGATGGATTTCGATTAGATGCATTCATTCATATTGCAAAAGATGACTTTGGTAAACAAATGGTTACTAAGGAGAAACAACCTGTTATAGCTGAAGAGTATTATGCCAATTTACCAGATGTTAAACCATTATTAAGTCAATTTGTAAAAGAATTAAAGCAAATAAAACCTGATATTTTTATCCTCGGGGAAGCAGCTTCAGCCTCTCCTAGCAAGGCATTAGATTATATGTCGGAAGATTTGTGTGGCGCCATTATTTCATTTGATCATTTTAGAGAATTACCTCTAAACGAAGAAGTAATAAAATCAACACACAAAACCCATCAGTTAGACCACAAAGCGTTCAAAAAATCTCTGATTGACTGGCAACAAACACTGACAGGAGAAAAATACCCAACACTTTATTGGAATAATCATGATATGCCAAGGGTTGTATCGAGATTTGGTGAAGTCAATCATTACAGAAATGAGAGCGCAAAATCTTTAGCGACAGCGATGTATTTATTGAAAGGCATTCCTATTATTTACTATGGTGAAGAAATAGGCATAAAAAATTTAGATGTTACATCAATAGACTTTTTTGAAGATAAAGATGTTGTTTCTAACTATGAAAAATTAATCCAACAAGGCGAAAATCCTGAGAGCGCTTTATTTATTGTTTCTAATCAACATAAAGAAGTTAGCCGAGGTGGTATGCAGTGGAATGCAACAGATTTTTCTAACTTTTCAACAGTTGCTCCTTGGAATGCTGTTAACAAAGAAAAAATATTTAACGTTTATGAGCAAGAAAGAGATCAAGAGAGCATTTTAGCTCATTATAGAAAACTAATTCAATTAAAAAAACAACCTGTTTTTCAAACTGGAGAGGTCATATGGCTTGATTCGCCACCTGAAGTCATTGCTTACAAAAGAGTAACAGAGAGTGAGGAGATGGTTGTTATTGCTAATATCTCAGATAAACGATTTGATAACATGGCAGGTTTATTTACAGCAAATACTTGTTCAAGCGTTTTATTAGGAAATCGTACGTGTGTAGATAAGGGGACCATAGAACCGTATGATTTTGTAGTATTTAAGAAATAA
- a CDS encoding extracellular solute-binding protein, which yields MNKMKKIGLGLLTLSAVVALTACGGSKTSKKETESSSDTLTVSVDKGYIKYLEKVKGDFEKENDIKIKLVEKDMFDQLDALSLDGPAGKAPDVMMSAYDRLGPLGQQGHIAEVKLSEDSHYNDKDKQQVTVDGKYYGSPAVIETLIMYYNKALIDEAPTTFEQLEEMSKDDKFAFEGEKGKNVAFLAKWTDFYSAYGLLAGYGGYVFGDNGTNPEDVGLASKGSIEGIEYATKWYQDVWPKGMMDIKSAGDFIDNQFINGKTAVVINGPWAAQGYTESNVDYGAAKIAKLPNGKDYEPFGGGKAWVVSNYSKNKELSQKFVDYLTNVDNQKVFYDMTKEVPANNEAREYAKTKNDSITTAVIEQYESASPMPNIPEMAEVWAGGENLMFDAASGEMTPKEAAEAAVKIINDNISQKYSE from the coding sequence ATGAATAAGATGAAAAAAATCGGATTAGGCTTATTAACTTTAAGTGCAGTAGTGGCTTTAACTGCGTGTGGTGGGAGTAAAACAAGTAAAAAGGAAACGGAAAGTAGTAGTGACACACTGACAGTCTCAGTGGATAAAGGGTATATCAAGTATCTAGAAAAAGTTAAAGGTGACTTTGAAAAAGAGAATGATATTAAGATTAAATTAGTTGAGAAAGACATGTTTGATCAATTGGATGCGTTATCTTTAGATGGTCCTGCTGGAAAAGCACCTGATGTTATGATGTCAGCATATGATCGCTTAGGGCCATTAGGACAACAAGGACATATTGCAGAAGTTAAGTTATCTGAAGATAGTCATTACAATGATAAAGATAAACAACAAGTAACAGTTGATGGAAAATATTATGGGTCACCAGCCGTTATTGAAACGTTGATTATGTATTACAACAAAGCATTAATTGATGAAGCGCCAACAACTTTTGAACAATTAGAAGAAATGTCTAAAGATGATAAATTTGCGTTCGAAGGTGAAAAAGGAAAAAATGTTGCGTTTTTAGCAAAATGGACAGATTTCTATAGTGCATATGGTTTATTAGCAGGATATGGTGGATATGTATTTGGTGACAATGGAACAAATCCTGAAGATGTTGGTTTAGCAAGTAAAGGTTCTATTGAGGGAATCGAATATGCGACTAAATGGTACCAAGATGTTTGGCCTAAAGGAATGATGGATATTAAGAGTGCTGGAGATTTCATCGATAACCAATTTATCAATGGGAAAACAGCTGTTGTAATCAACGGACCATGGGCAGCGCAAGGGTATACAGAATCAAATGTAGATTATGGTGCAGCAAAAATTGCCAAGTTACCTAATGGAAAAGATTACGAACCATTTGGTGGAGGAAAAGCTTGGGTAGTAAGTAACTATTCAAAAAATAAAGAATTAAGTCAAAAATTTGTTGATTACTTAACGAATGTAGATAATCAAAAAGTATTTTACGATATGACAAAAGAAGTACCAGCTAACAATGAAGCAAGAGAATATGCTAAAACAAAAAATGACTCTATCACAACTGCTGTAATTGAGCAGTATGAATCTGCAAGTCCAATGCCAAATATTCCTGAAATGGCTGAAGTTTGGGCAGGAGGAGAAAACTTAATGTTTGATGCAGCATCTGGAGAAATGACTCCTAAAGAAGCTGCTGAAGCGGCTGTTAAAATTATTAATGATAATATTTCACAAAAATACAGTGAATAG
- a CDS encoding LacI family DNA-binding transcriptional regulator, with protein sequence MVTLSDVARKANVSKMTVSRVINHPEKVTDELKELVFQAMKDLNYKPNAAAKALVNNKTQIIKFFILEEIDTTEPYYMNLLMGISKTLDQHQYSLQLITQNSFDLGQSDGYIITGMREKHAEWIERLEKPFVLFGENRYGYDYVDTDNALGTSYATQHAIDSGYTNIVYIGIDVKESFEYSREAGYINTMQKYKMVPKIYRFDNRSRYSYEFITKNLNRFPKKTAFICSSDRLAIGIERGIQSNGEKLPENYGVIGYDGVFLDQIAHPQLTTVKQPVIEMGMACATMILNKIKQNGAPQGNELFEPTLIVRGTTINK encoded by the coding sequence ATGGTAACATTATCTGATGTAGCACGAAAAGCCAATGTCTCAAAAATGACAGTTTCAAGAGTTATCAATCATCCTGAAAAAGTCACTGATGAACTAAAAGAGCTTGTTTTCCAAGCCATGAAAGACTTAAATTATAAGCCTAATGCTGCTGCTAAAGCACTTGTAAATAACAAAACTCAAATTATAAAATTTTTTATTTTAGAAGAAATTGATACAACTGAACCCTACTATATGAACCTCTTGATGGGCATATCAAAAACACTCGATCAACATCAATACTCTCTCCAATTGATTACACAGAATAGTTTTGACTTAGGACAAAGTGACGGCTATATTATCACTGGTATGAGGGAAAAGCATGCAGAGTGGATTGAACGACTTGAAAAACCGTTTGTCTTGTTTGGAGAAAACCGATATGGGTATGATTATGTTGATACTGACAATGCTTTAGGTACATCTTATGCAACTCAACATGCGATAGATTCTGGATATACCAATATTGTTTATATCGGGATTGATGTAAAAGAATCATTTGAATATTCTCGTGAGGCAGGATACATCAATACTATGCAAAAATACAAAATGGTACCTAAAATCTACCGTTTCGACAATCGCTCTAGGTACAGTTACGAGTTTATTACTAAAAATCTAAATCGTTTCCCTAAAAAAACGGCTTTTATTTGTAGCTCAGATAGATTAGCTATTGGAATAGAAAGAGGCATTCAATCAAATGGAGAAAAACTGCCAGAGAACTATGGTGTCATTGGGTATGATGGTGTGTTCTTAGATCAAATAGCCCATCCTCAACTAACAACTGTAAAACAGCCAGTCATCGAAATGGGAATGGCTTGTGCAACGATGATATTAAACAAAATCAAACAAAATGGAGCTCCTCAAGGAAATGAACTCTTTGAACCAACCTTGATTGTTAGAGGCACGACAATCAATAAATAG